The following proteins are co-located in the Mus caroli chromosome 7, CAROLI_EIJ_v1.1, whole genome shotgun sequence genome:
- the Hcst gene encoding hematopoietic cell signal transducer isoform X2 encodes MAPPGYLLFLLLLPVAASQTSAGSCSGCGTLTLPLLAGLVAADAVMSLLIVGVVFVCLRPHGRPAQDGRVYINMPGRG; translated from the exons ATGGCCCCCCCAGGCTACCTCCtgttcctgcttctgctcccag tggctgcaaGTCAGACATCGGCAG GTTCCTGCTCCGGATGTGGGACTCTGACTCTGCCACTCCTGGCAGGCCTGGTGGCTGCAGATGCGGTCATGTCACTCCTAATTGTAGGGgtggtgtttgtatgtttgcGCCCACACGGCAGGCCTGCCCAAG ATGGTAGAGTCTACATCAACATGCCTGGCAGAGGCTGA
- the Tyrobp gene encoding TYRO protein tyrosine kinase-binding protein yields MGALEPSWCLLFLPVLLTVGGLSPVQAQSDTFPRCDCSSVSPGVLAGIVLGDLVLTLLIALAVYSLGRLVSRGQGTAEGTRKQHIAETESPYQELQGQRPEVYSDLNTQRQYYR; encoded by the exons ATGGGGGCCCTGGAGCCCTCCTGGTGCCTTCTgttccttcctgtcctcctgaCTGTGGGAG GATTAAGTCCCGTACAGGCCCAGAGTG ACACTTTCCCAAGATGCGACTGTTCTTCCGTGAGCCCTGGGGTACTGGCTGGGATTGTTCTGGGTGACTTGGTGTTGACTCTGCTGATTGCCCTGGCTGTGTACTCTCTGGGCCGCCTGGTCTCCCGAGGCCAAGGGACAGCGGAAG GGACCCGGAAACAACACATTGCTGAGACTGAGTCGCCTTATCAG gagcttCAGGGTCAGAGGCCAGAAGTATACAGTGACCTCAACACACAGAGGCAATATTACAGATGA
- the Hcst gene encoding hematopoietic cell signal transducer isoform X1 codes for MAPPGYLLFLLLLPVAASQTSAGSCSGCGTLTLPLLAGLVAADAVMSLLIVGVVFVCLRPHGRPAQEDGRVYINMPGRG; via the exons ATGGCCCCCCCAGGCTACCTCCtgttcctgcttctgctcccag tggctgcaaGTCAGACATCGGCAG GTTCCTGCTCCGGATGTGGGACTCTGACTCTGCCACTCCTGGCAGGCCTGGTGGCTGCAGATGCGGTCATGTCACTCCTAATTGTAGGGgtggtgtttgtatgtttgcGCCCACACGGCAGGCCTGCCCAAG AAGATGGTAGAGTCTACATCAACATGCCTGGCAGAGGCTGA